The window AACTGGcacaattaattttttcacgtgaactctcttttttttttcactaagGAATACATTTACTTCGCTTCAACTGTGCACGGTCAGGCgccaaagggggggtgcTCAAACGGGGCGCGCACATGGGGAGCGCAAATGGGGGGCGCACATGGGGAGCGCAAATGGGGGGCGCAAATGGGGATCGCACATGGGGATCGCACATGGGGAGCGCAAATGGGACACACAAACGGGGCGCGCCAACATGATGGGAGGGGAGAGAAGGCTCACCTCTGTGCAGATTTGCACGTCGACGAGTGTGGTGCTGCGCGCTGGGCGACTCCTCCCCGCTGGGCGACTGCTCCCCGCTGGGGGACTCCTCCTCACTTGCGCTCAGCTGGAGAACAGCTGCAGGATGCTGTTGAACCCGTTTGTGTGGCAGATCTGCATGAACACGGAGTTGTACAAATTTTGCTTCAGTTCCAGGTTGATGTTGATGTCGCGCAGGACctgcggaggggggggggggcagGGAGGTGATAAGTAAAGCGGTTCTCAGGAAAGCGGTTCTCAGGAAAGCGGTTCTCAGGAAAGCGGTTCTCAGGAAAGCGGTTCTCAGGAAAGCGGTTCTCAGGAAAGCGGTTCTCAGGAAAGCGGTTCTCAGGAAAGCGGTTCTCAGGAAAGCGGTTCTCAGGAAAGCGGTTCTCAGGAAAGCGGTTCTCAGGAAAGCGGTTCTCAGTAAAGCGGTTATCGGTAATCGATTCTCAGTAAAGCGGTTATCGGTAGGGAAGTGGATCGACGCGTTGCACATAAGTGGGGGACGCGTCGGGAGAGGGCCTCCGCGCATGCCTCTAGACATGCTTCCACTCTAAACGCGCTCCCTCCTCCTCACCGTGTCGTTAATGTTGTCGCTGTTGATCATCTGCAGCTTGACGTAGGTGACTTCGAAGTTTTTGTCCAGCTCGTCCTTCTGCACCTCCTGATGATGCACCTTGGTCTTCTTCAAAACGAGTTCGTTATTGGTGATATTTTGGTTAAGGAGGTTGAGTATATCTACGACGAAGGGCTCTCCACGGATCTTTTCATTACTCATGATTTTGGTCAACGCCAGGaagataataattttctcgtTTACGTTGATGAGTTTGTCCAGGATGGGCATGTAAAGGTTCTTCAGCACGTTGAAGATGAGGCCTGcggggtgaagcggcggttaggaaggtgaagcggcggttaggagggtgaagcggcggttaggagggtgaagcggcggttAGGGAAGGTGAAGCGGCGGTTAGGGAAGGTGAAGCGGCGGTTAGGGAAGGTGAAGCGGCGGTTAGGAAGGTGAAGCGGCGGTTAGGAAGGTGAAGCGGCGGTTAGGAAGGTGAAGCGGCGGTTAGGAAGGTGAAGCGGCGGTTAGGAAGGTGAAGCGGCGATTAGGGAAGGTGAAGCGGCGATTAGGGAAGGTGAAGCGGCGATTAGGGAAGGTGAAGCGGCGGTTAGGAAGGGTGAGGCGCAGTGTGCTGGGTTAATGACCCGGCGAGGTGCTCCGCAACCGCTGCGCAAACGCTACGCCGCCACTCCTCAACCGCTGCCCAACTGCGCCGCCACTCCGCAACCGCTGCGCAAACGCTACGCCGCCACTCCTCACCCGCGTGTATCTGCTCCACCGTGTCGACGAAAAGAGAAACGTCCGTCTTGAGAACCAACACAGAAAGCGCATGAACCACCTTAATCTTAATAATGTCATTCTTGTACTGCTGAAGAAATGTGAACAGTAAAACGAAGAGAGGCTTCAAGAAAGTCTTATATGATTCCACAGGAagataagtaaaaataattaaaataatttggaaCGAATCTGTAGACAACTTCTTATTAGACAAAcaataatgataaatattaaaaagctGTTGCATGTTCGTTTTAATGATCTCCTCAAAGAGATgatgctttttaaaaaaacttcgTAAAACACATATTATCCCATTTACATTACCAACAGTACTTTTCCATAAATCCATCTCGTATAAGTTACTCAAAATCTTCACATGAATTTTCTGAACAGTGCAGGTATTATCTACAATTATAGacaatatttgaaaaatatatggtATGAAAtcatgtacatacatttgtaaaatttgagaaaaagTTGATATTAAGAAATCTTCTACTTgatgaatattattttcatttttcgatTTGTATATTAAGGAGATTATTATAGTGAGTAACTCAAAGAGGTAATGATTAAAGAGAGGGTTATGTGAATcgttaataattattttgataGTATTGTCTAGGATAAGTAACAGGGGGACATATAAATTGGCTAGCTTCTCAGGACATAAAAGGAATATCCTCATAATGGTAATTAGGATATATTCATTTAGGATCTTTACATGTACGTGATATTTCAACAGGAACAACAATCTGGTCAGTGTCTTCGATAAACAATTGGTGAAGATTACCTGCACGAGGTCACTACCGATTTGCTGATTCAGAATTCGATTCATGCAAAGGCACGCGTAGCAGTATATCATTACTTTATCCGTGAACAGCAGGTGGTGTAGGAAGGTAAACACATCTAACGCGTTGTTGGGTCCGATGCAAATGCTTCTATTATTGAGGAGGaacttcaaaatggagagcagATAAATTGTGTTCTTTTTGCTGAACAGGTCTTCGTTGCAGATCCAAACGGATTTGTGGCCGCCTGCGGTGTGGCCTGCCCCGCTGTGTACCACTCCGGTGTGGCCGCCTGCGCCGTGGCCTGCCGCGCTGTGGCCTGCCCCGCCATGCCCTGCCGCGCCGTGCCCCACCCCGCTGGCGGAGTTCGTTCCTGGCCGACTCGCAAAGTCGTAATCGTGGATGCTATAACAAAGGGCGTCCACGTCCGGGTACTTCATCTTGGCCGTCATAACGAATTCTTTAAGAATGTGTTGCACGTTCTGTTCATAAAAGTTCTGTGCCAAGTTTACCTGACCAAGACAGGTGATTAGTTGTATTTTGTACTCCAAATTGCAGGCCTCGTAAAAGGGGTCATTCTTGTCAATCCCTACATGGTGGAGGTTACTCTCCTCGGATGAGTTTGCTCTGTGGAGATTTCCAAAATGGTTCTGTTGCATCTGCGTCGTGTTGGAAACGCCTGTAGAGACACCTCCTCCCCCTACTGCATCGGCTCTCTCAGTGGACGAAGTGGCAGAAGGACCAAAGAACATGAGTGAGTCCCTTGCAAAAATTCTAACCTCCAACATGGGGAAGCAAGCGTCGAAGTAGTTATCACAGAgggttttcaaaaaataggTAGCCGCAGATCTGACGGAAAAGGAGTTCACCTTGTTCAGGTCGTTCCTAAAGTATTCCAGATCTGCATCTAGGATCTCCTCTATATCGATTCGTCTAAGTCGGATGTGATGTAGAACCCGTTCGATAATTTTGTGTAGAAACTGTTTGTCCTTATATGGGTTCGagtcatttttattcaagTTCATGTGATGAATGAGCTTGATGGTAGATGCAAGGCAGTTGTAATTGTGACATAACAAATTCCTGTCACTTTCGGAGTAAAGAACTTGGGTCAAAGAAAACACTAACTTCACGATGTACTTTTTGGATTCATCCTGATACGTCTCcgaaattattttgattACATCTACTAACATcactttgcattttaaaacgttttgcaaaaatttggagTTCAGCTTGGACAGTTCTTGTGGGTTCAGTTGTGGGGGGGCGAACTGGCCAGCGGGGCTCTGCGACGCGGTTGTGGAAATGGCGGCCGCACTGTAGGGGGGGGCGGCCGCAttaaaggaagaagcggccGCATTGAAGGAAGAAGCCCCGCCTGCGCTGTAGGACGACGTAGCACCCGCGCTGTAGAGCAACTCCATGTAGCGAACGAAATTCCCCACCATGCCAACATCGTAGAGAAgcatattattaaaaatgttgaaaaggACCTCAAAATTGTCCTCAAAATATTCAGGCAGATCCACTCCGATGATGGCATAAAATATCTTCAAGTATACGTGCATATTCTGTAGGAGGTAGTTCATGGCGAGGAAGCAGTTACTTATCTGCAGATACACTTCGCTGGGTTTGAGTTCTGCTCCGGACGCTGTAAGTAATGCGTTGGGACCCCCCCCTGAGACGTTTAGCTTCTCCGCAAGGTACCCACTACTCtcagaaaattttccataaaGATAGACAAAGTAAAGAGTTAAAGGAAATTCAATATGTGTGAGGATTATTTTCAAATCATATTTGGATACataatcattatttttgtatttcttcacaatttttctaACTATTTTCATGgcgataaatttttttctcaggaGAGTAGTGTTTATATGATGACGGGAGGAGTGTGCCATGGCTGTGGCAAGTGGAACGAGTTTCACATTTCCGTTGTAATCGTTAGCAATGGTTCCCTTTCCTGGGAAGTCAAACTGTGGATTCCCCATCCCTCCTGCAACAGCATTAACAGCATTATCCACACTAACCGCGCTAACTACATTAACTACACTAACCATGTTAGAAAGACTAGCCACACCAACTCCGGGTAAGCCATACAAAGTACAATCACTGAGCAGGAACAAGCTGTGTCTGTCATTCGTTTTGTACACTCTCTTCGTGTTGTTAATGTAGTTTACAATATCATCGTTAAGAGACTTATTGCGACAGCAgatgacatttttaatttcctccaagttggataaaaattttccatacTGAACGAAGAAGTTATCCTGGGTTAGTTCCTCCATTATTTCCTTATTCCTTACGTAAAGCATGATGCAATCGATGATCTTAGCTGTATCGTCCACCTTTTTCCTCTCATCACTGTGTAGTAGTTGCACCACACTGTCTGCTCCACCATCGCTAATGTAAAGAGTgattaaataaaacaacagATAATCGTAATCGTCACAGATGCTAAACTTGAATAGGTAGAGTAGAATCTCATAGAAATATTTGTCCAAGCTTTGTATGTCTTCATTGTTCACATCGAGTAGGAAGTGCATGCAGAAATGCTTAATCTGTATGCTCAAGTCGGGGCTGAGTTCTAGACTCTCTAAGTTACTgtgaacacttttttttacgaagttttttatacttatcatgattgctatttttacattcctGTTTAGCACTCCATCGtagagattttttttttcgtttttttcatcgtaTGGGTACATGACGAACTTGAGGAGCAGCCGGATGTAGTTCTCCCGGTTGGGGTCCTCGTACAGCGCCGTGATCTTCGCTTCGCTCTGCTTTATGTCCTCGAAGTTGCTCGACACGCTCCGCGCGAACACCGTCAGCAAGTCGCTCTCCAGTTTGTCCTCCATGGCGGGATTGGCGGTGTTAGCGGGGGGAGCGGCGTAGGCGGGGTTAGCGGTATTAGCGGGATTAGCGGTGTAGGCTGTGCTGGCGGTGTAGGCTGTACTGGCGGTACCAGCTGCGGTTGCTCTCTCGCGTAGCTCTTCCGGCTTCGCGGGTTGCTCACTGAGAAGATTGCTACGGGTGATATCTTCGGGTGATATCTTCGGGTGATATCTTCGGGTGATATCTTCGGGTGATATCTTCGAATGATAACTTGGGGTGACCACCTCAGGTGCTACCTTCCGGGGCTGCCTCCTGGGGCTGGCTCGGGCGCTGTACTACCCCCCTTCGCTCCCGCTCGGCCACACACAAGCGCGCGCGCGAATGCATGTTACGCGTCCCTCTGGGGGGCGGCGGAAGCGCGGGGGAGCAGCAATaatggggagaagcaataatggggagaagcaatgagggggagaagcaatgtggggaagaagcaaagagggggagaagcaaagaggggaagaagcaaaggggggaagaagcaaagaggggaagaagcaacgaTGGGACGAACTGcaaaggcgcaaaaaaaaaaaaaaaaaaaaaaaaaagttttcccAAGGGGGGTCCTCTTTTTATGCATAAAAGGATGACCAcactttgttcattttttatgaaaaaagggattagctttttcctttttttttccctttttttttttccttttttttttccttttttttttgcctttttttttttgccttattttttgccttatttttttttttttttttttcttcttttttgcctgaacaggtcatACTTTTTTACGTCCCCTATGGCGTGAGTGGGCGAGGCGGCAATTGGAGGGAAGCGAGTTGCGAGTCGCTAGTAGCAAACAGTGAGGTGAGTataagaagaaggaaacaccgatttggggggggaagaaaaagtcaCAAGTGGGTGCGTGCACAAATTGGTTATTGAGGAAACTCCGAAGGGGGAGGGTGCGCCGAACTGGTGACCGACCGACCGACCTTTGGGCAAAAATGCGGAGGCGCTGGGGAACGGTGATGATGCATTCCCCATGGGTGAGCATACAGTCCCTTTGGGACGATGCAACTTTAATAACCTTTGTAGTGAACGGATGAGGTGTGTTTCTCCTCTGAGTTTATGCCCATTCGGTGTGGGGGGTTTGGGAAATGAAAAGTACCCCCCGTTTGGGAACACCTGGTAACGCGTCAAGCAGTTTCGTTCCGCTAGTTgggtacacatttttttttttccttttttttcttttctttttttctttttcctttttttttcccgtttttttttttttttctcctcccaaCTGTACGTGAGATTTCTCCACAAAAGGAGCGTTAGAGCTTCCTTTTACGTTTCGCCTTTTTAAAGGTCATGTACTTCGACTACGCGTGGATTCATAAAGGTATGTGCACGCAGGTACCTGCACGAATTGTAACCGtagggggtggggggagtATCCCCGCCTTGAGTGAATGCGCCCAGCAGAGAGGTGACCAGATTGAGCCTTGGAAAGGAGCCAATGCAGCACAGTACAGTGCAGAAGTGGGTGTGTCGGCGCGCTAACGATGCGGAGAATGCGGACGATACGGACGATGCGGACGATGCCGACGATGCCGACGATGCCGACGATGCCGAGCGGGGTGATCTACACCGGTGTCTACCGGAGAACCCGCTCATGAACGAACGGTACGACCGAATGGACGCGCAGCGGTGGGCCTAGTCAGGGAGGTTGCTCATCGTGCCATGACTTCATCTTTAATTTTGCATAAGCGGGGTGCGCTGCGCGCAAGTTTACCTTGGGGCAAAGGCAACCAACGAGTTGATGGAGCAGTCAGGGGGGAGGCGTGGGCCACGTGGAGAAAACTGCGCCGGGGGCAGGGGGTTCCGATCTTTGCCCAATTTAGAGGATTGCTTTTCGGCAGCTTTTTGGTAGCTTTTCGGCAGCATCCCCACTAAGTGCGCCTTGCGAAAACACCTGGACGGTTGCACCCCTTTGTGTACCTGCTCGTGTGTCTGATCATTTCGAGTGGGACGCACCGTGTGCAGGTGGTAgggcagaagcagaaggagaggcAGAAGGGGAGGCAGAAGACGCACCGCCATACACGACACACCGGCAGACACACCGGCAGACGCGGCCCCGTTTGTCACCTCCTGGGGATGGTGAAACTGTCGGAAAGGTTCGCCAAATGAACGTTGCGACTCTTCTGATTCATGTACTGGAATAAGCAGTCGAGGAATCGAGCAATCGTTTCGTCCTTctggtatttttttatggccACTAATGGATTCTTCAAATAGTCTCCCATAAAGTTAGACACTTTTTCACTTTCGACGAGCGTCTTAAAATGCGAGTTGCTACTGAGGACTGCACTGATTTCGTCGCTGTTTAAAATGACGTTGCTGTACTTTTGGGCGACGTAATTAGTGGCCTTCTTTGTCTGGTCCGTTTGGTCCGTTTGCTCTGTTTGTTCCGTTTGCTCCTTATGCTCCGTTTGCTCCTTGTGATCCTTATGCTCCTTTTGCTCCTTCCTTTGGTTGTCCCCTTCCTGTGGCATGGGACCGGTCTTCTTGATGACCGTCTTGAGGGTCAGGGTACTCCGTTGGGGTGGTTGTCGTGCCAACTCATTACGGGGAAGTTCCTTCGCTTCATCCTGGCTTCTTTTCGTCTtgtccgttttttttattttctccagtggaggggggaggaTGTCAAAGGTGCGGCCCTTCTTGCCGTCCATTTTTGCatgagggggggaaggggggtaGACGATTCGAGCGATTCGAACGACTCAGGCGATTCAGGTGATCCGGGCGATCCGGTTTGCATTGTGGGATCGCGAGAGGGATCGCGGCGGACTGCTCATTTGGCGCGCACCTCCGTTGCAGCTGTCGCGCCCGGAGCAACCACTGTGCAGCTGCCCTCGTTAACAACGCACATGCAAAGAAAAGCTGTTTAACTCTACGCGAATTATCACGCTAATGGGTGAGGCCCTCCACCGACCGATgcctccccccaaatgagttTTCTCAATCGTTCCTCTAATATGGTGGTTGACGTCGAAGTGGGCGGACAGCACATGTCATTACGGGGAGACTCCCTCCGTGAGCAAACTGCAGTTTCTCGGTGAGCCCGAGTTGGGAGTTCTTCATTAGGTGTTCCTACTCCAGTGGTTACTACCCCGGGTAGGGGAAGTCTCCACagtgaaggacaaaaaaaaaaaaaaaaaaaaagaagcgcaTCCACCCACACGtttgggcaaaaaaattcacgcaGAGGTGTCCATTTCTACTTGATGAACATGTGAAagcaaacgaaaaaaaaaaaggcactctCCTCGCAGggaaatataaagaaaataaggTCCCTATGTTATGTCGCCAGAAATGTGGAGAATAGCTTCATCTGCTGGATCACCAcgtagaaaagaaaaaacgacgGCGTGCTTTTTACGAACTGAGTCCTCGCTGGAGAGGCGGATGGACAATGACACATGTGGCGCGAATGTGATGCAACTGTTGGGAGGAAAATCATTTCATGCACATAAatgcgctttttttcttcttttttttttttcttttatacgTCCTCGCGGAAGGAGAAGATATGAAAAGCcgcattttcttttccgtgGTGAGGGTACCCCCACCTGGAAAGTTCACGCCACAGGGGggatattcatttttttggcgcaACAGAAACCCCTAAGGGGTCGTTTTCCCCCAGCGGTGAGAAGCGAAANNNNNNNNNNNNNNNNNNNNNNNNNNNNNNNNNNNNNNNNNNNNNNNNNNttttgttattttgttatttttttatttttttatttttttattttttcatttttttatttttttatttttttatttttttgttttttttatcttccccATTGAGAGAGGAATAGCTGATTGGAAGGAGGTTGCGCCACTCTGCCGCATTTTTGGCGAGGCAGCGCAGCTTCAGGTGACAATGTTGACGAGGCGCCCGCAAGACGAGGGCGCACAAGTTCACGTCTGCGCGTTTGAACGCTTGAACGTTTGAGCGTATGGGTGGATGGGTGCCCACGCTTGTGTGCCGCGTTTTACTCCCCTTTGGTTAATATATACACGCGCGTGGGCAGCTGTTCTTATCTCTCTTTCGCGCGGAGAAGTGTGGGTTTTTCTGCAGCTGCCAGTTGGAGCGGCGGAATAGCTGCGTGGCTGAGCAGTTGGGGGGTGCGTGTCACCTGGCGCTACGTCTACGCTGATACGTGGCTACGTCTACGCTGATACTTGGCTGCTCCTCCGCTGCTACGTGGCTGCTCCTCCACTGCTACCTGGCTGCTCCTCCGCTGCTACCTGGCTGCTCCTCCGCTGCTACCTGGCTGCTCCTCCGCTGCCACTTCGCTCCACTGCTCTACCCATGTCGAACAAAAGCAACTACAGCCTGTGGATCGGGAACATCCCGTTCGACGTAACCGAGAGGGAGCTGCACGAAATTTTGTGCAAAGTGGGACAAGTAGTAAGTGTGCGCATCAAGTATGACgttgataaaaatatcagcAAGGGCTTCGCCTTCTGTGAGTACACAGATTTAGAAACGTGCATGCTGGCGTTGAAGTACATTAATGGGTATGAGTTGAAGGGCCGGAAGCTGCGGCTGTACTGGGCCAACGAGGAGTTTAGGGAGAAGCTGGCCAGCGGCGCCATCTCAGGCTTTGGCGGGATTGGCGGGGTTGGCGGCTTCGGCAGTGGTGGTGGCGGCTTTGGCTTTGGCGGTGGCGGGCTGCTACCCAGGGGCAGGGCAAACGAACACGGGGGAAAGCGCAGCGGCGCGGGGTTGCCTCCCCTCCTCAAAGGAAGCGCTAAATTTGATGCATCCATGGACTCAAACAGTCTCTACAATAGGAAGGGGAAAGGACAATTAACCCTCACCACAAACACACAAAGAAACGTAAAAGATGAACCATTTCAACCAAAGCATATAGAAAACACGAACTTAAACGAAAGCAACATGAGAAAGGTATTCATATcgaaaataattcatacaCTGACTACATCTCAAATAATGTGCATCTTgagtttttttcaaaagcatGCCATGGAGAGCTCagatatgataaaaatttattttcaaagaCATAGGAATGTGGCGTATGCACTGCTCCATTGTCTGTTTCTGATGAATGTAATTAATGAGTATACCATGGCAAAGAATGACCTACACCTCGTGATGAGTGACGAGGCGTTGATGAACAAAGCGGAGCGAATGACACAAATGAGACGaagtgggaaaataaaaattggcTTAGCAGGGGTAGCTGATGttgaggggagggggaacaAACATacagaggaggaggaggagaagaaggaggaggagtgcAACCAATACCAACGTCACAATCTGCAGAATATCTCTCATgtgaaaagtaaaagaagggggagacTCCTTGGAGAGAACGTCAATTATGATCTCTGTGAGGATAACCCCTTGGGGGGAAGCATCTATGGTGGTCCTTCATCCCATGGACTTAACTTAAACAGCCTACCTTCTGTGGGAGGATCCGGAggggggaaagcaaaacGGAGTGGTATCACTACCCCAGGATTGTATGCCAGCTCGAAGAAGGAGCTCTCCAACTTGGGTAATGTCAAAGGAGGCACACTCAATGTGGAAGAAACGGAGGAGTGTACAGGGAGGGAGATCAACTACGGAGGTCGCTCAGATCAGTATAATGGGAAGAATACCCGTTACCCTGAAGGGAACAGTCACACTAGTGCTAATTTgaagcagaggaggagaatGAAGAAGGAGCTTTACGCGAACGGTACAGGAAGTGGCACATCCCagatgtataaaaataatctgGAGCAGATTCAAGATGGGAGGTATAACGATGCCAACGTGGGAATccatggaggaggaggaggagtgAGTCAACTGAATAATAATGGTGAATCtgattttaaattaaattactTATCTGATTTTGCGAATATTGATGGCTCCATGGGGATTAATCACAGTCAAGCGGTTCGGATTGGAGGAGGGGAAGTGAACAGCGTGGTGGGACATACCGATCGGAGGTACCATGTTCCtcgtggggggggaagtgatGTAGGTAATGATGAAGGAGGATTAACCGGATTGAAGAAACataaaggggaggggggcgtGTACCCCTTTGATGAGGTCCCCACGGAGAGGAGCGAGTTGGACTTGCAAAGTGATTTTCAAGAAATGGTGAGTAACACTAATCGGGTAGCAGGGCTGGAAGACCACCCTCCGTTTGGAAGCAACCAAAACGATTTAAATGGCTCAGGGGAGAGGTACTCTGTGAATTACGTCGAAGCGGATGGGAGGAgtggaaatgaaaagatgGCAAAGAGGAGGAACAACACGAATGTTAACCACGCCGTGGGCGGAGGGAGCGGAAGCGGATTGGGAAGCGGTTTGGGAAGCGGCCTGGGAAGCGGTCCGGTCGGCGGCTTCAGTGGCGATAACTATGCCCCCTTTCGAGGAGCCCCCCCGGAAAACTCCCACGCGATGGATAATAGCTTCAGTTTCAGTGACAGGGATAGGGATAGTGGAAACAGTAGCGGATACGTTTTtcctgagaaaaaaataaaaccaaaGCGCCAAGGTGTGTATCGCAGCAGTGGTAGCTACGTGGGCAGAGGTATGGAGGGGGATGCCACAAGGGGGGATGCCGCCGGAGTGTCCGCGATGCAGGGCCCTCCCAACGAGGGCGTGCTTTCGGACCCCACCTACGCCAACGTGGAGCTGCCAGACGACGAACTGGTCAACGAGGTGGTGAAGAACAGGGACATACTTAACAACATTTTGAAGTCACGCGTGGAGGACATGAAGAGTTGGAGCACCGAGCAGCGTGTGCAGGTGCTGTCCATCCAGAAGGCGCTGCAGCTGAAGGGGTACGCACTGCACTGAGGGGGGAGCGCTTATAAGCGGTTGGAAGAGGTCGCGTGCCAGCGGAAAGGGCCGCTCCACCTCGTCACCGCATCACCGTTCCACTGCATCACCGCCCCACCGCGTCACCGTATGATGTGTACCCCCGCCCAATTCGCGAGGGGCCCCCCCCGCGTgcgtttccccccttttgtgagatggcttcatttttttttacctcatCCACCACGTCCATCGCGtctacctctttttttcgttttttcattttgcttcttcctttttttcattttgcttctccctttttttcattttgcttcttcccttttttccctttttttaaccctcCGTGCCGCCCCCCAACTGAGGACCCCGCGGGGGCCAATTTGACGCACACAAACGGTGCGAAGTTAAAGAAGGTCATTCCCGACTCGTTCGCAGAGGGCCTCCTTCGTGCCGTCAGGGCGCGCAAGGTGTAGAGGCCCAGCACAGGTGTGCCACGAGCGCAAAGTGCACGTGTGCATCATGGGGGCGAAGGGGCCACTCCGGTTATTCTGCCCACTCCGGTTATTCTGCCCACTCCGGTTATTCTCTCCACTCCGGTTATTCTCTCCACCCCGGTCAGTCTTCCCACTCCGACCATTTTGAAAGGAGCTGCCCATcaaattgtgcaaaaaaaaaaagaaatagatTGCCAAGGGGCATGTGGACGTGGGAGCGCTCGCAAGTAGGAGGGAAGCCCCCACGGGGTAGTAGTGCCTGCTGGAAACTCCTACCACGGGCGTAACTACAACTAGagataaagggaaaaacggaGCGAAGGCAAGGAGGAGTCCAAGTCCGCCTGCCTGATCCCATgccgggggggagggaagggACAGCTCCTCCCTCCGGGTGACACATACGTAGAGAAAGACACATACGTAGAGAAAGACACAGATATAGAGATAGACAAAGACACAGACGTAGCCACAGCGACAGACGTAGCGGCAGATATAGAGGAAGAGCTGGCGAAATGAACGAGCGGCACCTCATTAACAACGTCCTCATCAAATACTTCGTCGCGAGGAGGTACTCGAAGTGCATGTACAAGAAAAGGGACGATGCAGATGGGGGGTTACTACGTCTGTACAAATACGCCAAATGGtacaaagaattaaaaacgGTTGAGAGTTATGGTGAGTTAAGTGAACGGTTGTATGTTACCTACACGAGTGACAGACATGTGAAGGTGCCTCGTGTGAAGGTGCCTCATGTGAAGCAGAGGGTCATTAAGCAAAAggttatgaaaaattttcaaatggTCTTCAGTGTCTGCTTCTTC of the Plasmodium cynomolgi strain B DNA, chromosome 7, whole genome shotgun sequence genome contains:
- a CDS encoding hypothetical protein (putative); the protein is MEDKLESDLLTVFARSVSSNFEDIKQSEAKITALYEDPNRENYIRLLLKFVMYPYDEKNEKKNLYDGVLNRNVKIAIMISIKNFVKKSVHSNLESLELSPDLSIQIKHFCMHFLLDVNNEDIQSLDKYFYEILLYLFKFSICDDYDYLLFYLITLYISDGGADSVVQLLHSDERKKVDDTAKIIDCIMLYVRNKEIMEELTQDNFFVQYGKFLSNLEEIKNVICCRNKSLNDDIVNYINNTKRVYKTNDRHSLFLLSDCTLYGLPGVGVASLSNMVSVVNVVSAVSVDNAVNAVAGGMGNPQFDFPGKGTIANDYNGNVKLVPLATAMAHSSRHHINTTLLRKKFIAMKIVRKIVKKYKNNDYVSKYDLKIILTHIEFPLTLYFVYLYGKFSESSGYLAEKLNVSGGGPNALLTASGAELKPSEVYLQISNCFLAMNYLLQNMHVYLKIFYAIIGVDLPEYFEDNFEVLFNIFNNMLLYDVGMVGNFVRYMELLYSAGATSSYSAGGASSFNAAASSFNAAAPPYSAAAISTTASQSPAGQFAPPQLNPQELSKLNSKFLQNVLKCKVMLVDVIKIISETYQDESKKYIVKLVFSLTQVLYSESDRNLLCHNYNCLASTIKLIHHMNLNKNDSNPYKDKQFLHKIIERVLHHIRLRRIDIEEILDADLEYFRNDLNKVNSFSVRSAATYFLKTLCDNYFDACFPMLEVRIFARDSLMFFGPSATSSTERADAVGGGGVSTGVSNTTQMQQNHFGNLHRANSSEESNLHHVGIDKNDPFYEACNLEYKIQLITCLGQVNLAQNFYEQNVQHILKEFVMTAKMKYPDVDALCYSIHDYDFASRPGTNSASGVGHGAAGHGGAGHSAAGHGAGGHTGVVHSGAGHTAGGHKSVWICNEDLFSKKNTIYLLSILKFLLNNRSICIGPNNALDVFTFLHHLLFTDKVMIYCYACLCMNRILNQQIGSDLVQVIFTNCLSKTLTRLLFLLKYHVHVKILNEYILITIMRIFLLCPEKLANLYVPLLLILDNTIKIIINDSHNPLFNHYLFELLTIIISLIYKSKNENNIHQVEDFLISTFSQILQMYVHDFIPYIFQILSIIVDNTCTVQKIHVKILSNLYEMDLWKSTVGNVNGIICVLRSFFKKHHLFEEIIKTNMQQLFNIYHYCLSNKKLSTDSFQIILIIFTYLPVESYKTFLKPLFVLLFTFLQQYKNDIIKIKVVHALSVLVLKTDVSLFVDTVEQIHAGLIFNVLKNLYMPILDKLINVNEKIIIFLALTKIMSNEKIRGEPFVVDILNLLNQNITNNELVLKKTKVHHQEVQKDELDKNFEVTYVKLQMINSDNINDTVLRDININLELKQNLYNSVFMQICHTNGFNSILQLFSS
- a CDS encoding hypothetical protein (putative), coding for MDGKKGRTFDILPPPLEKIKKTDKTKRSQDEAKELPRNELARQPPQRSTLTLKTVIKKTGPMPQEGDNQRKEQKEHKDHKEQTEHKEQTEQTEQTDQTDQTKKATNYVAQKYSNVILNSDEISAVLSSNSHFKTLVESEKVSNFMGDYLKNPLVAIKKYQKDETIARFLDCLFQYMNQKSRNVHLANLSDSFTIPRR
- a CDS encoding mRNA processing protein (putative), which gives rise to MCILSFFQKHAMESSDMIKIYFQRHRNVAYALLHCLFLMNVINEYTMAKNDLHLVMSDEALMNKAERMTQMRRSGKIKIGLAGVADVEGRGNKHTEEEEEKKEEECNQYQRHNLQNISHVKSKRRGRLLGENVNYDLCEDNPLGGSIYGGPSSHGLNLNSLPSVGGSGGGKAKRSGITTPGLYASSKKELSNLGNVKGGTLNVEETEECTGREINYGGRSDQYNGKNTRYPEGNSHTSANLKQRRRMKKELYANGTGSGTSQMYKNNLEQIQDGRYNDANVGIHGGGGGVSQLNNNGESDFKLNYLSDFANIDGSMGINHSQAVRIGGGEVNSVVGHTDRRYHVPRGGGSDVGNDEGGLTGLKKHKGEGGVYPFDEVPTERSELDLQSDFQEMGPPNEGVLSDPTYANVELPDDELVNEVVKNRDILNNILKSRVEDMKSWSTEQRVQVLSIQKALQLKGYALH